A stretch of DNA from Oryza brachyantha chromosome 9, ObraRS2, whole genome shotgun sequence:
ttttgtaatataaaatggaacGAAAAATGCCATCTTATCAGCTAGAGTGAATGTACACCCACCATGTGCCTTCGGAATTTTATTCTTGTacaattttaatcttattGCCACATAAGTATGAGTTAATGTAACATAAATCAAGATTAGTTTCCATGTAACTTTTGGGATATAAATCAGATCTGCGCATTTGTAATACTGTGGTCTGTGGAGGCGTGATGGAATTTTCGTTGATGTtggcagtttttttttttttggtatctgCAGTTACTTTTTTCTGCTGTTGTGTATGCTGTATGTTTGCCGTGTGGTTGGAAATGGCAAGGATGGTCTTACATGCCGTTGTTTTTAACGCTCTTTACCTCTGTACCTGTACCTCTTTGCGTGTGTGTGGTGTGGGGATATAAATTAAGTTGAAACATTGCATTCCAATATCTGACTAAATCTTTGTGTTTTGGTACAGGATTGTTTGCTTGGTATCTATCCATGGAGGGAAGTGGTTCAACGAACGCAGGTACTGCACACAATCATTTTCATTCGCTCCTCTGATATTCTTTTTAATGGttgttgggttttttttattagtaataCACTTGTGATTATCATGCTTTTCTGTAGTATTAGATGCTTCGGGCACTGAGGTAGTAGTGAGTGGTCTTGACGATCGCCGTTCATGCCTCAATCCACGATGCTGAAGAAGACGCTGCGGGAAGGCTCATCGACGCGCTCACAGGTATAGTTGGCCAGATGGGCGCCCGGCCTGGCACGGCCTAGGCACGGTTGGACATATGCCGGAATGCGTCGGGCTAGCACGGGCCGTGCCGTGCTAGCCTACGGGCGGCACCGGTAGTCCAGGCATGGCCCAATACCACTCGGGCCATGTTGGGCCGGCCCAAAGGCACGATGGCCCACCGTGCTTCTTCAGTAAATAAGTCTATATGTCATCTCTCACTTCTCTGGCCTGTTGAATAAGTCTAttctcccctctctttttgggttatatatatagttagaaTAATTCTATTTGGCATACTTTTTTtggctatatatatgaataaattaagtctattttaggtcctaaaatatttttgttgaattGGGTCGTGTCGGGCCGGCCCAAGCCCGACACCGATTAGGTCGTGTCGTGCTTGGGTCGGGTCGTTAGGCCTTGGGCCTTATGGCCAACTATACTCACAGGAATAAGGATCCGGATCAGCTGAAGTTGTTATAGCAACTGCAACTTTGGCACTTGCATCTATCACTAGTAGATGCAAATCGGATGGCTTAAATTAGCCCGGCGCACTATGgcaaaatactataaaaaataccataGCATGGAATACTATAGCATAAGATCTAGTCTGTTGATTCTCGGAATGGACGGATGAAACTTCGTACTGTCCTAActgttaacgccagaatttAGATAATTGCCGTTagagattaaactgtgattaaagaccgaatcgaaCAGGAAAAGGGCAATCGGATAAAAGACCAGGCGGAATACGACTCGGATACAACCAATGGAGTCCGGATTGGgtaagaaatagagtccgattaagcctagaatgttacagatagattcgggaataatcagagtccgtgtaatttaattttatctgttaattagggttagtttagattttttgtttatctctgaggttgttagagtccgatGGGGACTTGTGtcttagagatagaatctacaTAGTagcttgttatttctttttatctatcaGAAGTTGTATCAGAAGTTGAATGTCGTGTTTAACACGGACTAGCCTCCAcctgagggtataaatatgtatgaccggggtcattgtaaatcatctattCATCATCTTTAGATCAATCAACTTCGCCCCATCGCCAAAACCTTTGACTTGTTGGACTTTtggcgcggggtttgtcagctttgtaatgtaagttctagtttgTCAAAACCTGTCGATCAACTGGAACAGGGCTGTCTTGGTTACGTCCGATCTTCTGCCTGGTTGAGCAtcgggctgagttctattattactttgatctgtttagcttaaagtAGTAATAGTTATGGATCAAATCCTCACAAGTTCTTCTGTTTGATCTGCTAGCATGATTCCGGTCAACTTGATTctatctcggttcggtccgatcaatctggttggCTGGGTTTGTATTGTCAGATTAGATCGGGGGCTCGTGAGGGTTTATCGTTGGAGTTCTAGCTAGCATTATCTCAAGTAATATGTTGGTTTATCTGTTAAATTCATCgattttcatatttctatgattatatcgTACTGGATCGCATACGATCTTGGTTAGGTACAATCTATGTCTGTTTGATGCGATCTGTTTATAGAGGTATGCTCGATCGACTGGCGTTAATGGATAAGTTGTTTGCTATTCTGTTGTTTGCATGCTGTAATACTCTGCTGATCTCATACATGGTTATATCTAGATATGTACTATCTTGGTTAGGTTCGATATTCTAGATTTGGTATGAGTATGCATGTGGttggttattattgttttatgctagtaATTGGTATAGCGCTGTAGTTTACATTAAATTGTATATTTAGTCTCCTATCGGCTATCAATCTTATATGCGATAAGTGTTAAATCGGttcgatcggctgattaatatTAAGATTGTCTCGAttgagtccgatcttttaagattaattggttggttAATCTGATTGATGTTTATCCTACTTCTGACATAGCTACAGCTGATTGAGCATATTACACCTGCTAtcctaaaattcctataaagctGATCATCtagttcatcggctagggtcctgggacggTATTGACTATCCGACCGATAGCGGTTTCGGggttaattgttttttatgttatatcttgttagttacagAATCAAATTGACTGGCACGTCCAAcaattctaagaattaggtcctgcactggagtggtctaaaattaactcacaGGCCTACGCGTGTGACCGTTGTTACTATTTTTAGCGTCAACACTaacttagggtgtgtttggttggtgggataTGTCTGGATGGGAGATGGTCGTCTAGGTTTTTGATGCATTTGGTTCGTGGGCAAAACTGGATATGGTGACCCAGAAAGAGAATATTCCACGAAGATGTTGGATGGGTGTATCCGGCCAAATTGGTCGGATTAGCTCATCCACTTTCGCGAACCATGAttattagtgattgtttagtgataattagcttgttttgacattaattagtaattactaagtttaaattagtgttaattaatgatgatagatatatttaattgataatttatattaattatgataaaatttatgatgattaatttatattattatttattagtaattcaatatgttcaTCCCATCCATTCTTATCtatctaaccaaacaaaaaattgaatcatcctatccatctaaccaaacataaaattgGATCATCATATCCTAGAAATATGGATGGTCATATTCCATCCCACATCACACCttgaccaccaaccaaacgcatCCTTATTGTGGCCGTTGTGACTTTAGCCGATCCTAATCTTAGGAATATACGTACGAATATGTTTCagaatgtattttaattgtGTTTCATCATATTAATAGctggaatattttttatgaacaacgaaatattttctttatatgCGATGAAATAGCTCGGATGCCCGATTTGTGGGGGTTTCCATGTTAGTAGATGGTTCTGAATCCCGGATGTTGGTTTTCCATTTTCCTAACTTGACGTGTCTGTTTATATGTCGCCAACTTGAAATTAAGTTTTCTGAGTGACGCAATGCAATTGTAAAATGAgtatttctaatttaaaaatttatgcaGAAACCAAACGAAAAAAGGCAATGACTTTGATCACTAAAGCACTGTAACTTACCCTTGCCACTGGATCGGACGCAGCTCCTCTAACTTGCTTAAAGTCAGACAGacattttatctatatgtGGACCCCACGATAGATGAGTCCATATGTCAGCCTTCTAATTCTCTCTGACTTTATGTCAAAGGATGACTTTATGTCAGAGGATCTTGTTCCCTTCAGACCATATTATAAGTTCACTCTAGTatgacaaatcttttgagtaagtttacagaaaaatattgcaatatttttaatataaaataaatatattatatagaatACATTGAATGTCGCATTCAATAAAACTAAACTTACTATTATGgatgctatatttttatataaacttgttcaaatttaaaaatattttagttaggACAAACTTAAAATGACTTATAACATACAATATCtctccaaaaatataatgtatcATTTAGCTATATAAATGAGTGGTGGAGCCTGCCGCATTATCTTAGGCCCTgcttagtttctaaaattttcacCACTCATTAGattaaatgtttggacacatgtacagagcattaaatatagttaaaaataactaattgcacagtttaTAAGCAATTTGTGAGATAAagcttttgagcctaattaattcatgattagccataaccGATACAATAACTCGCTAATGACATATTAGTTAGGCTTACGAAAGTCGTCTCGTGGTCTACTAACaccctatgtaattagttttttaattaattaccaaagTAGTCTttacatccggtcaaacaatGATCCtcaacccaaaaatttttgctagAACAATCCATTAGCCGGGTGATAGAGTACGTTGCTACCTGCCGGGTGATAGAGTACGTTGCTACCTAtcgaaatttttttcttctatcgGGCTGGCtggaaatttatataattattttattataatataatttattattataggactttaggtatgctttataattttacatatttagatttaaattttgaataagacgaacggattaatcgtaaaaaaaggagagagtaataaaaaatatttattaagaatgtttaaaattaaaaagaattcGATCCCAGCAGCCAGTGCCTCCGTGATCACCATCGCGCCACGTGTACGCTTCAGAAAATATTTACCACTATACCTTTTCGAcgccgacaggtgggtcccgccctccgcgccgccgctcgcagCGCCATGCCTCCTtccctcgtcctcctcccgcgcgctctctcacccgcgccgcccgccgggcCGCTCTCccggtcccggcggcggcggcggcgcggcctcgCGCCGGTGCGGGCGTCGTGGCAAGAGCTGGCGGGGGTGCTGGTGTTCTCCGCCGTGCCCTTCACCGCCGTCAAGGCCATCGCCAACAGCCCCCTCGgcgcccgcctccgccgccgcctcgaggACCGGaaggccgcggccgccgccgagtccgacgCCCTCCGCGCGGCCGCGCGCCAGGCCCGCGCCGCCAGGTAGTACAGTCACCCAAACCTTGCAAGCAAACGCACCCTGTTTGAAGAGATTACTAGCCGTATTTGCTCGAGCAACCCTACTGAAAAGTTCACATGTTTCCTGAAGCTCTTGGTACGGCGAAGATCGGCCGCGGTGGCTGGGCCCCGTGCCGTACGAGTACCCGGCGCATCTCGCCGGAGACTACCCTGGCGATTACGGGTTCGACATAGCAGGTCTGGGCAGGGATCCCGTTGCTTTCGCATACTACTTTAAGTACGTTATCACTCTGCCCTTTTCTCATCCATTTACATTTCCACGTTTCTACTTTCCAATCCAGTAGTACAGTAGTACTAGCTAATTTGGGCTCTGATGGAAGCTTTCGAATTGCGATTATATATCCAGTTAGTTTGTCTGCTCTACATTGCACTACTCATTTCTAAAGGCTAGGAATCAAGTGTTCACTGTTCTTTCTGTTCTATTACGTGTCTGTATGTTTCCTTCCAACAAGTAAAATAGTCCTTGTTGGTATCTGATGGCAATTTTGCACATTGCGATTAACTAGTTTGTTTGCTCTAGCTAAATAGTAGTTCCATGTACTCAAATGTTAAATGGTAATAAATCGTTATGCCCTCTTGTTCATTGTTCTTTCTCTATGTAACATAGCTTTACGTGTACAAAGAGCAAGATTGTTTTTTCTATCGAACATGCAAAAGATTTCCGCATCATTGTATTAAGAGGAATAAAAGCGTTTACACaaaagggaagaaaaaggatCCATACTGTTGAATGTGCACAAAATGCATATGCTCAATAATTGATAAAATTCTGTTTTATGTCCATGTCTCTTTTTCAGGTTTAAACTGCTccagtgcatatatatagcttatgATAGTATAAACATTTCCTTTGCTGATGGCCATGTCTCTATTTCAGGGTTAATCTCACTGACCCTCCttgtatatgatattttagaatttttggtTAATTGGATATTGACAATAGCGATATTGTGTCATCTAAATTGTAACAGTGAGTTAACTTAATCAAGTATTTTTGTAATGTTGTTTGCGGTTGCTTCTGAAAACCCAAAGTTTCTTGTTACATTGTGATGTGAACTTCTCTTGTTGTACTCCAGCTTGTATCTCTCTACATAATTTCAACTCCTTATTTTCATGAATGAGTCTTGCCTGCAGCTTTGAGATCTTGCATTGTCGGTGGGCCATGCTTGCAGCCCTCGGTGTTGTTATTCCTGAGCTGTTAGATCTTTTTGGGGTAGTGCATTTTGTTGAGCCTGTCTGGTGGAAAGTTGGTTATGCAAAACTTCAGGTAAGTATCAGTGTTATGCTATCCATATATTACAAATATCCATGCCTCAGTTCATTTAGCACACTATTGACTGTCTAGTGAAAGTAAAAATCATTTGCATGTCTAATAAGTAATAACCCATCCTTAAAGGTTGGACCCCTTCCATATACTAGCAATATAGGTGTACATCCTACAGCTTGTTTTCATTTGCCATGCATGTGAACCTTTTGGATTTTTACGGAATTTCTAGTTTGGGCCTTTGTGAGATACAGTTCTGCTTGCTTTGCTGCTATgagataagaaaaatagatttCGAACTGTTGTTGCCATCGAAAATATTTGCATGCTCTCCCAGCAAAAACGGCATGCTGGAGAAGCGAATTGATTATTTCTTAGTTGTGTTAATTTGTTGCGTTTCACTAATGAGTTAATTTTACAGGGTGATACCCTTGATTACCTTGGGATTCCTGGTTTTCGAATTGCTGGTGGTCAGGGTGTCATTGTCATTGCTATCTGTCAGGCCCTTCTGATGGTAATAaaaattgttattttattCCTTCTCATTATGTACTTTCTACTTCTCTTCCTCGTGTACTTCTTCACACGCTTTGGAATTGTCAACATTGACCTCAACATTATAGGATTATTCTGTTGTTACATCATTGTCTTGTTAGTTCTTGTTTCAAATGATTCACTGCCACATTTGATAACGCTTTCACCCCATGATTTGTTAGGTTGGTCCGGAATATGCAAGGTACTGCGGAATTGAGGCTCTAGAACCCTTGGGAATATATCTTCCAGGCGACATAAACTACCCAGGAGGAGCGCTTTTCGATCCCTTGGGGCTCTCCAAAGATCCAGCCGCGTTCGAAGATCTCAAGGTGAAGGAGATCAAGAACGGTCGCCTGGCAATGGTTGCTTGGCTCGGCTTCTACATTCAGGCAGCTGTAACTGGCAAGGGCCCTATTCAGAACCTTGTTGAACACTTGTCGGATCCTCTACACAACAACATTTTGTCCTCTTTTGTTTGAGCCGTCTTTTACTGGACATCGCAACTGCGTCCTGTTTGGTCACAGGAACAGTAGTAGTTATGCAGCTAGCATTCATGTTTACGGCTTGCAGCACTAGTTAGCTATTTACACATGTAGATATGTAACCGTGGATAAAAAGGTGGGGTTGCTATTGTATAGTGTCGTATTTCCTAACGGGATGATTTGGATcaaacataatattttattggtaCTAAATCTGATACTGCACCAGTATCATGCACCAGTATCAGTTGATCTAGGGCAGTACTAGTTGTGGTTGGTAACAATTGAGACTTAGGGGGATATCAGCTGATATCCTGTCAGTCAAGACTAATAACAAGGTGTATTTGTAATACTCATCGGTATAAGGATatactctaaaatataaatgatatgtctaattttaataaaaacataaattgaatttttgcGCTGCTATGCTAACCTAGGACCATAGAAGCTAGGACCATAGAAGTGTGCTAAATTCCACAAGCCTAGCCACCAGTAGCCTTTACCTAAGGAGAAATTGTTGTGATCTATTCCTCATTAAGACGGAAAAATCCCGAGTGACCTAATAAAACGAAAACAACAAGATATCATCATAAACATGTACATTTGGTTAAGTGACCAAGCAAGATGAATTATCTCTACAAATTGACATGCATTGAATGTCACGCACCACCTGAGCTCGACTACGCTAGAAGAGCGAGTGAGCACGTGTAGTTCTATAGCTCCTTCTCATACCATTGCTCAAATGACTAGAATATCACTCTTCCTTATAACAAGATATGTATCCTATAGAATAAACAATGTGTTATAAAAAGCTCACGTGCATATCTTTTCTGAGCTAGGATTTGAGATTTtcatagaaattattttttatacaacttCAACACCTAAGGTCTTGCAAAGATAAGTGTGCGTGTGCACGAGGGCATGTATTTGTATGACTAGAGGGAGGAAATTTTCAATGGAGCGAATTTTAGATTGGATTGTTTTAGAGTCTAAGTTTCTAAACGTAAAAAGTTACCAATATTCAGTTAGATGTATAGACCAGATAATTACTCTTCTCTAAAGAAAAAGACCAGAGGTAGGAATGGATTATTGTTTTTAGGATACAATAAAACAGAAGGAAATGCAACACATCAGCAAACAGTTACCAAAAATAGCCTTATTAACGGCCCAATCACTAAATAACAGCCGCCGTCCACCAATCCGGCCATTTCTCTTgccccctcgtcgtcgccgccgccgccgccgccacgcccatCGCTACGCCGCCGGCATCCGCgccccccgtcgccgccggccggccagcccCGCAGCTCGCGGGGCTCGCGGGACGCGCGGGTGAGGACCAGCCGGTGCTGGCTTGACCTCGGTGGCTCGACCCCCACCTCCAGGCTTCCCACGTATGGTTCAATCCTctgcaatttgttttttgttagCTGGGGAATTCGTGCCTCATCCTTCTGATTCTGCGTCCAATCGATTGCGCGACTCAGTTTCGGATTTGGATTTGTCAGTTTCTGCCGTCAATATTGGCCTGTCTCTAAAATGGCACCGTGACCATTGGCGTCCGATGCACGAATGAACATGAACCATCCTAGTGACATATTTTCTTCCAATAATTTGAGATCGATGAGAAGACAACATGTAAATTGTGTAGTTAGGGGGAATGAATGCGCATGTTTGGTGGTAGGGTTTCTCGTCGAGGGCATAATATGACCGGTGCCATTCCAGTGGCGAAAATCCTACATCTGCTTGggtgccatttttttttcctgtaagTTTGGAGGTTCTTTGTTCAATCGAAAATCCATATGTTCCAGGGTTAGGTCATTCCTTCTTGTGCATGCTGCTTAATAGGCATAGCATTACCATTATGACCTGCTGTAG
This window harbors:
- the LOC102702313 gene encoding chlorophyll a-b binding protein 7, chloroplastic; its protein translation is MPPSLVLLPRALSPAPPAGPLSRSRRRRRRGLAPVRASWQELAGVLVFSAVPFTAVKAIANSPLGARLRRRLEDRKAAAAAESDALRAAARQARAASSWYGEDRPRWLGPVPYEYPAHLAGDYPGDYGFDIAGLGRDPVAFAYYFNFEILHCRWAMLAALGVVIPELLDLFGVVHFVEPVWWKVGYAKLQGDTLDYLGIPGFRIAGGQGVIVIAICQALLMVGPEYARYCGIEALEPLGIYLPGDINYPGGALFDPLGLSKDPAAFEDLKVKEIKNGRLAMVAWLGFYIQAAVTGKGPIQNLVEHLSDPLHNNILSSFV